The sequence GTGTCCACGGGATTAGCCCTCCTGGCTTACCGCAGCGGGTCAGGTTGCACGGGCCGTCGGTTGGCATCCTGCCGACCTCAAGCTCGCCCCACCCGGCGGTATACCAAGTGGGTCAGACGGGCATGTTACGAATTTCTTCAAAGGCGTCCATGAGTTTCTTCCGAACGGCAAGAAGCGTGTTGAAGGCGAGGTCTGATTTCTCGACGGCCAGCATGACGCCGGTCACATCGTCGGTCTGTCCGGAGGCAAGCCCCTCTACCGCATGTTGTGCATCGCGCTGTAACTGCGCAACATCTCCCACCGTCTTTTGCAGGACTTC is a genomic window of Planctomycetota bacterium containing:
- a CDS encoding flagellar hook-basal body complex protein FliE, which gives rise to MIQNLNQSIHGLQSAANTVGGPDRSAGQNGGFAEVLQKTVGDVAQLQRDAQHAVEGLASGQTDDVTGVMLAVEKSDLAFNTLLAVRKKLMDAFEEIRNMPV